From bacterium, the proteins below share one genomic window:
- the murJ gene encoding murein biosynthesis integral membrane protein MurJ produces the protein REEGKRAASVVFTYLSIFLALLAIVGVIGAPLLVRLIAWGFTASPEKFEITVFLTRLMFPYIVLISLVALAMGILNSLKHFAAPAASPVLLNIFIIFGALVLDKHFSVPAEGVAVGVILGGIAQLALQIPPLWREGMLPRLDFNWRHPALKGLLVLMIPSAFGAAVYQFNVVVVTFLASFLPDGSVSYLWYADRVSEFSLGIFSIAVATVTLPTLSDHAIKKDTGAFKETLRYSLKLAFLIDIPAAVGLYILALPVVSVLFQRGEFTPEAAVASAGALCFFAVKIPFVSGVRNLVPAFFALKDAKTPVAVSIVAVIVNAAFALVLMKSMLHRGLAAALVISAIVNFFLLLWLLRKKIGLLGCRDIIKSVVRTSFASALMGIVIYLALNNIRFESSLSIFARGGMLLALVAGGAVIYIGIIRVISPTEFHALAALMRRRVASTVK, from the coding sequence CAGGGAAGAGGGGAAGAGGGCGGCCTCGGTTGTCTTCACCTATCTGTCCATATTCCTGGCGCTGCTGGCCATCGTGGGCGTGATCGGGGCGCCGCTTCTCGTGAGGCTCATAGCGTGGGGCTTCACCGCGAGCCCCGAGAAATTCGAGATCACGGTCTTTTTGACCAGGCTCATGTTCCCGTACATCGTCCTCATCAGCCTCGTGGCCCTTGCCATGGGCATCCTCAATTCCCTCAAACACTTTGCCGCGCCGGCCGCCTCTCCGGTGCTGCTCAACATATTCATCATATTCGGCGCGCTCGTGCTGGATAAGCATTTCTCGGTGCCGGCAGAGGGCGTGGCAGTCGGCGTGATACTGGGCGGAATCGCGCAGCTGGCCCTCCAGATCCCGCCGCTCTGGCGCGAGGGGATGCTGCCCAGGCTCGACTTCAACTGGAGGCATCCTGCGCTCAAGGGGCTGCTCGTCCTCATGATACCCTCCGCGTTCGGGGCCGCGGTGTATCAGTTCAACGTGGTGGTGGTCACCTTTCTCGCGTCTTTTCTGCCCGACGGCAGCGTCTCGTATCTGTGGTACGCAGACCGCGTCTCGGAGTTCTCGCTCGGCATATTCTCGATAGCGGTGGCCACCGTCACGCTGCCGACGCTGTCGGACCATGCGATCAAGAAGGACACAGGCGCGTTCAAAGAAACGCTGCGTTATAGTCTAAAGCTGGCATTCCTGATAGACATACCTGCTGCCGTGGGGCTGTATATCCTGGCACTGCCCGTGGTGAGCGTCCTTTTCCAGAGGGGGGAGTTCACGCCTGAGGCGGCCGTGGCCTCGGCCGGAGCGCTCTGTTTCTTCGCGGTCAAGATCCCGTTCGTCTCCGGCGTGCGCAACCTCGTGCCCGCCTTCTTTGCGCTGAAGGATGCGAAGACGCCGGTGGCCGTGTCGATCGTCGCCGTGATCGTGAACGCGGCGTTCGCCCTGGTGCTCATGAAGTCCATGCTGCATAGGGGGCTCGCCGCTGCCCTGGTCATATCGGCGATCGTGAACTTCTTCCTGCTGCTCTGGCTCCTGAGAAAAAAGATCGGGCTGCTCGGCTGCAGGGACATAATCAAGTCCGTGGTGAGGACGTCGTTCGCCAGCGCCCTGATGGGGATAGTCATCTACCTGGCGCTCAACAACATCAGGTTCGAATCCAGCCTCTCGATATTCGCGAGGGGAGGCATGCTGCTCGCTCTGGTCGCGGGCGGCGCGGTGATCTACATCGGCATCATCAGGGTGATAAGCCCGACGGAGTTCCATGCTCTCGCCGCGCTCATGCGGAGGAGGGTGGCGAGCACCGTGAAATAA
- the mazG gene encoding nucleoside triphosphate pyrophosphohydrolase, with protein MADIGKKFHELVEIMAKLRAPDGCPWDREQSYKDIAAHTLEETHEVLEAIDREDYDSLKEELGDLLLQILFYSQIATEEGRFTIDDVVDSITRKLIHRHPHVFGDTKVSGPGEVLKQWEQLKKKEGKDTVLGGVPANLPALLKAFRLGEKTSRVGFDWPNAEGILDKIEEESRELHDARSAGDEKAVDHEFGDLLFTLANLGRFLKIDPEGSLRRATARYMQRFSWMEKQAAKEGRELRTLTPEEWDALWEKAKIEVKP; from the coding sequence ATGGCCGACATCGGGAAAAAATTTCACGAACTCGTCGAGATCATGGCGAAACTCAGGGCGCCGGACGGCTGCCCGTGGGACAGGGAGCAATCATATAAGGATATCGCCGCGCACACCCTCGAGGAGACGCACGAGGTCCTCGAGGCGATAGACCGCGAGGACTACGACTCCCTCAAGGAGGAGCTGGGCGATCTATTGCTCCAGATCCTCTTCTATTCGCAGATCGCAACTGAGGAAGGACGTTTCACGATCGACGACGTGGTCGATTCCATAACCCGCAAGCTCATCCACCGCCACCCTCACGTCTTCGGCGACACCAAGGTCTCGGGTCCGGGCGAGGTGCTCAAGCAGTGGGAGCAACTGAAGAAGAAAGAGGGTAAGGATACCGTGCTCGGCGGCGTGCCGGCGAACCTCCCTGCACTTCTCAAGGCCTTTCGCCTGGGCGAGAAAACATCCAGGGTGGGCTTCGACTGGCCAAACGCCGAGGGGATACTCGACAAGATAGAGGAGGAATCGCGCGAGCTTCATGACGCAAGGAGCGCGGGCGACGAGAAAGCCGTGGATCACGAGTTCGGCGACCTCCTCTTCACGCTCGCAAATCTGGGTCGATTCCTGAAGATTGATCCGGAGGGGAGCCTCCGGAGGGCGACCGCGCGCTATATGCAGCGCTTCAGCTGGATGGAAAAGCAGGCCGCAAAAGAAGGCCGCGAGCTGAGGACGCTTACGCCTGAGGAATGGGACGCACTCTGGGAGAAAGCGAAGATCGAGGTGAAGCCATGA
- a CDS encoding YjbQ family protein yields MIFLRNYFVNTTDGVDVLSIIHETNRTIREANAQEGLVTIVVPHPGAALAIIEPLPLLVEQLKQALKLFPGEGVEASNRRKEAIPVAPRVAAAILGRSVSIPLSAGKLVLGLREEPVIVDLDSSAKRREFHVQVISEEAAAQKGGAPQRPRR; encoded by the coding sequence ATGATTTTCTTGAGAAATTATTTCGTAAACACGACGGACGGCGTCGATGTGCTTTCCATTATCCACGAGACCAATCGTACGATAAGGGAGGCCAATGCCCAGGAGGGGCTCGTCACCATCGTCGTTCCGCATCCCGGCGCAGCGCTGGCGATCATCGAACCCTTGCCCCTGCTGGTGGAGCAGCTCAAGCAGGCGCTGAAGCTCTTTCCAGGCGAGGGGGTCGAGGCGAGCAACAGGAGGAAGGAAGCGATACCAGTGGCGCCCAGGGTGGCGGCCGCGATCCTGGGGAGATCCGTCTCGATTCCGCTTTCCGCGGGCAAACTCGTGCTCGGCCTCAGGGAGGAGCCCGTGATCGTGGACCTGGATTCCTCTGCAAAGAGGAGGGAGTTCCATGTGCAGGTGATCTCTGAGGAGGCGGCCGCGCAGAAGGGGGGCGCCCCCCAGAGGCCGAGGAGGTAG
- a CDS encoding PhoH family protein, with amino-acid sequence MSAKTITLKFDDNSLARELFGAEDKHLRKLEDRLGIEIDVRGSDLTLRGAAGEVAAGERILNELYSMLKRGYPIMNSDIEGAIAALNRDGNADLEALFANSIRLPGRKRPIVPRSPAQKEYLEKIRDHDVVFSIGPAGTGKTYLAVAMAVACLLRKQYDRIILARPAVEAGEKLGFLPGDMVEKVNPYLRPLYDALHDMLDMERVEEMRASDVIEIAPIAFMRGRTLHRAFIILDEAQNCSYHQMKMCLTRLGVDSKMVINGDVTQIDLPTGQRSGMLEAWRILEGCEGIAFHSFTDADIVRHDLVSKIVRAYQRDEERHA; translated from the coding sequence TTGTCCGCCAAAACCATCACCCTGAAGTTCGACGACAACAGCCTCGCGAGGGAGCTGTTCGGCGCGGAGGATAAGCATCTGCGCAAGCTCGAGGACCGCCTTGGAATCGAGATCGACGTGCGCGGCTCCGATCTCACGCTCCGCGGGGCCGCGGGCGAGGTGGCGGCCGGCGAGCGCATACTCAATGAGCTCTACTCGATGCTCAAGAGGGGCTATCCGATCATGAACTCCGACATCGAGGGGGCGATAGCCGCTTTGAACCGCGACGGGAACGCGGATCTCGAGGCGCTCTTTGCGAACTCGATCCGTCTCCCCGGCAGAAAGCGGCCGATCGTGCCGCGCTCACCGGCCCAGAAGGAGTACCTGGAGAAGATCAGGGACCACGACGTCGTCTTCTCGATCGGCCCCGCCGGCACCGGCAAGACCTATCTCGCCGTAGCGATGGCGGTTGCCTGCCTGCTCCGCAAGCAATACGACCGCATCATACTCGCGCGGCCCGCGGTGGAGGCGGGGGAGAAGCTGGGGTTTCTGCCCGGCGACATGGTCGAGAAGGTGAACCCGTATCTCAGGCCGCTCTACGACGCGCTCCATGACATGCTCGACATGGAGAGGGTGGAGGAGATGAGGGCATCGGACGTCATCGAGATAGCGCCGATCGCCTTCATGCGAGGGAGGACTTTGCACAGGGCCTTCATCATTCTCGACGAGGCCCAGAACTGCAGCTACCATCAGATGAAGATGTGCCTCACGCGCCTGGGGGTCGATTCGAAGATGGTGATCAACGGAGACGTCACGCAGATAGACCTTCCGACGGGCCAGCGCTCCGGGATGCTGGAGGCCTGGCGCATCCTCGAGGGTTGCGAGGGCATCGCTTTCCACAGCTTCACCGACGCGGACATAGTGAGGCACGACCTGGTAAGCAAGATAGTCAGGGCATATCAAAGGGACGAGGAGCGCCATGCCTGA
- a CDS encoding HDIG domain-containing metalloprotein, which yields MPERVLNSLRTAISARVSRVGEFVRAVSSTTSFSWFAIVLLALAITSLTTISFQQIPSQVHVGQIAARDIKADRNYEIVDKEATQKIRDEAMASVLPVYDFDLGLAEAQAIKLREVFKDVRNLTASWDMAERQLSLERQDELGRIIEQKLGTGFPSAHVSRLAKDNFSRRSEEVVISLVTRAMSQPLMPEIGKQESSESPAAVMRTSGELEEAGVPEEREVDDIGAFQDVAKERALLERLDLSSMGISDKALREAVLALAVMTVQPNVVFNRTETLTRREAAASGAKDSVIKIKAGEMIVREGARYDQWHIKVLAGMKEERKGASYYLEFIGTFILVLCFLVLPFMAVEKFFRRGRVSREDHALMAAVGLSVLLLMRVSLTLAPAIRDAFLLTMDASVLHYAVPVAGGAMLIRMFLRADVSFVFALVLSLFAGLFVETETTFVAYSMITSLTAIMAIANADRRSHIIRAGAVVGAAAVVAALGTRLIIVANSPAANAFSETLWCMLFALLSGLGCAIYSMIAAPIVESVSGYTSDIKLLELANLNHPLLRELVVRAPGTYHHSHLVGLLAEAAATEVGANSLLVRVGAYYHDIGKLKKPQYFIENTKPGENRHEKLSPHMSALIVAAHVKDGVELAGESKIPRVIYDMIPQHHGTRLISFFYDKAKASEDPTMQKVDPKDFRYPGPKPQTREAAILMLADVVEASVRALKEKSPTRIEQTVKKTIHDIFSETQLDECDLTLRDLDLIGTAFARTLLGIYHARIEYAKEVENEREKQSQHKQAGGDQGESPKRAQDDEAPVDGGSQGN from the coding sequence ATGCCTGAGCGCGTATTGAATTCATTGAGAACGGCGATCTCCGCCCGGGTCTCCAGGGTCGGCGAATTTGTTCGCGCGGTTTCAAGCACTACCTCCTTCTCCTGGTTTGCGATCGTCTTGCTCGCCCTCGCGATAACCTCGCTCACCACCATCTCATTCCAGCAGATTCCCTCGCAGGTCCACGTGGGCCAGATCGCGGCGCGCGACATAAAGGCGGACCGCAACTACGAGATAGTGGACAAAGAGGCCACGCAGAAGATCCGCGACGAGGCGATGGCGTCGGTGCTGCCTGTCTATGATTTCGACCTGGGCCTCGCTGAGGCGCAGGCGATAAAGCTGCGCGAAGTTTTCAAGGACGTCAGAAACCTGACGGCGTCCTGGGATATGGCGGAGAGACAGCTCTCTTTGGAGAGGCAGGATGAGCTCGGCAGGATCATCGAACAGAAGCTGGGGACGGGTTTTCCCTCCGCACATGTGTCGCGGCTCGCAAAGGATAATTTCAGCAGGCGCAGCGAGGAGGTTGTGATCTCGCTGGTGACGCGTGCGATGTCGCAGCCGCTGATGCCGGAAATCGGCAAGCAGGAGTCGAGCGAATCGCCCGCCGCAGTCATGCGCACATCCGGCGAGCTCGAGGAGGCCGGCGTTCCGGAGGAGCGGGAGGTCGATGACATCGGCGCTTTCCAGGACGTTGCGAAGGAGAGGGCCTTGCTCGAACGGCTGGACCTCTCCTCTATGGGGATCAGCGACAAAGCCCTGCGGGAGGCTGTCCTGGCGCTCGCCGTCATGACGGTCCAGCCGAACGTGGTCTTCAACCGGACAGAGACCCTCACCAGGCGGGAGGCCGCGGCCTCCGGCGCGAAGGACTCGGTGATCAAGATCAAGGCCGGCGAGATGATCGTCAGGGAGGGCGCGCGCTACGACCAGTGGCACATCAAGGTCCTCGCCGGGATGAAGGAGGAGCGCAAGGGCGCGTCGTACTATCTCGAGTTCATCGGCACCTTCATACTCGTGCTCTGCTTCCTTGTGTTGCCCTTCATGGCTGTCGAGAAGTTCTTCCGCAGGGGGCGGGTCAGCCGTGAGGATCACGCTCTGATGGCGGCGGTGGGTCTCTCGGTGCTCCTCCTGATGAGGGTATCGCTCACCCTGGCGCCGGCGATCCGCGACGCGTTTCTTCTTACGATGGACGCATCGGTGCTTCACTATGCGGTTCCGGTCGCGGGAGGCGCGATGCTCATCCGCATGTTTCTCAGGGCCGATGTTTCGTTCGTCTTCGCGCTCGTGCTTTCGCTCTTCGCGGGCCTCTTCGTGGAAACGGAGACGACGTTCGTGGCTTACTCCATGATCACGAGCCTCACCGCCATCATGGCGATAGCGAACGCGGATCGCCGCAGCCACATCATCAGGGCAGGGGCGGTGGTGGGTGCGGCGGCAGTCGTGGCCGCGCTGGGCACCAGGCTCATCATCGTCGCGAACTCCCCGGCGGCAAACGCGTTCTCGGAGACGCTCTGGTGCATGCTCTTCGCGCTTCTCTCGGGGCTCGGCTGCGCCATCTATTCGATGATCGCGGCGCCGATAGTCGAGTCTGTCTCGGGCTACACCTCAGACATCAAGTTGCTGGAGCTCGCTAACCTGAACCACCCGCTGCTGCGCGAGCTGGTGGTGCGCGCGCCGGGAACGTATCACCACTCCCATCTCGTGGGGCTTCTGGCGGAGGCTGCCGCGACCGAGGTGGGGGCGAATTCTCTCCTGGTCAGGGTGGGCGCCTACTATCACGACATAGGCAAGCTCAAGAAGCCGCAATATTTCATCGAGAACACGAAGCCCGGGGAGAACAGGCATGAGAAACTATCCCCGCACATGTCGGCGCTCATCGTGGCTGCGCACGTCAAGGACGGCGTCGAACTCGCGGGGGAGTCGAAGATCCCGCGGGTGATCTACGACATGATACCGCAGCACCACGGCACGAGGCTGATCAGCTTCTTCTATGACAAGGCCAAGGCGTCCGAGGACCCGACCATGCAGAAGGTGGACCCTAAGGATTTCAGGTATCCGGGTCCCAAACCTCAGACCAGGGAGGCGGCGATACTAATGCTCGCCGACGTTGTCGAGGCCTCGGTCAGGGCGCTCAAGGAAAAGAGCCCTACCAGGATCGAGCAGACGGTCAAGAAGACGATACACGACATCTTCAGCGAGACCCAGCTGGACGAGTGCGATCTCACCCTTCGTGACCTCGACCTCATCGGGACGGCGTTCGCCAGGACGCTGCTGGGCATCTATCACGCGAGGATCGAGTACGCAAAGGAAGTGGAGAATGAGAGGGAGAAACAATCCCAACACAAGCAGGCTGGCGGGGATCAGGGTGAATCTCCGAAGCGAGCTCAGGACGACGAAGCCCCAGTTGACGGCGGTAGCCAGGGCAATTAG
- the ybeY gene encoding rRNA maturation RNase YbeY, with protein MNLRSELRTTKPQLTAVARAIRRATAGGKGRAGRADIVFVNDAAMARLAGRYRGSPRPTDVLAFQYERDPWLLGEIAISLDTARRQAQERRVPLADELILLCVHGLLHIQGHGDESIGEWRRMRVMEFETLMRILK; from the coding sequence GTGAATCTCCGAAGCGAGCTCAGGACGACGAAGCCCCAGTTGACGGCGGTAGCCAGGGCAATTAGGCGGGCGACAGCGGGCGGCAAGGGGCGCGCCGGTCGTGCGGACATCGTCTTCGTGAACGACGCGGCGATGGCGCGCCTCGCCGGACGGTACAGGGGGAGCCCCAGGCCCACGGACGTGCTCGCGTTCCAGTATGAACGCGATCCGTGGCTTCTGGGCGAGATCGCGATCTCGCTGGACACGGCGAGGAGGCAGGCGCAAGAGCGCAGGGTGCCGCTCGCCGACGAACTCATCCTGCTCTGCGTGCACGGGCTTTTGCACATCCAGGGGCATGGCGACGAGTCCATCGGTGAATGGCGCAGGATGCGCGTGATGGAATTCGAAACCCTGATGAGGATCCTCAAATGA
- the lnt gene encoding apolipoprotein N-acyltransferase produces MKTRYQIACAILSGVLVTLSFPTVLFGAYLPDMGWLAWVALVPLILAIREAAPRKAFMVAFATGLVAYGGSLYWIYRALHYYGKLPPLASSLVLALMIVILAAYLAVIPWLARLIQTRWRGELIAILPACWVAVELLRNCAPVGGFPWSNVAMSQWRALWVIQIADVVGVYGIIFLIVWVNVCLSEIAAAISGMRPNQLKLKIVATVILLAAVLIYGRVRMDVLKGEFATSGVTTIGIVQGNIAQEDKWRDEKAADNLNALRRGTRALRDASVDLVIWPEASFPWPIDTRAASIDPKALGFDADELGPLPYLVMGAISENPDGSYHNSVVLFDAKGAIKGRYHKMHLVPFGEYVPFKKLLFFAEKLTEPAGNFSPGESYRPLDIGDAKAGPLVCYEDIFPQISRRLVANGAEYLINVTNDAWYGVSSAPYQHVALAVFRAVENRRFMVRATNTGVSAVITPTGKMEVQSGIFHDALIVAPVGLKQEISLYTQLGDWFAYACAAYAALGLIMVIVGRCRKHKTGN; encoded by the coding sequence ATGAAGACCAGATATCAGATCGCGTGCGCGATTCTCTCCGGAGTTCTCGTCACACTCTCTTTTCCGACCGTGCTCTTCGGGGCGTATCTGCCGGACATGGGGTGGCTCGCATGGGTGGCCCTCGTGCCGCTCATCCTCGCGATAAGGGAGGCTGCTCCAAGGAAGGCCTTCATGGTCGCGTTCGCGACTGGGCTCGTCGCATACGGCGGCTCGCTCTACTGGATCTATCGCGCGCTCCATTACTACGGCAAGCTGCCGCCGCTCGCCTCTTCGCTCGTGCTCGCGCTCATGATCGTGATACTCGCGGCGTACCTGGCGGTGATACCGTGGCTGGCAAGGTTGATACAGACGAGGTGGAGGGGGGAACTGATCGCGATCCTCCCGGCGTGCTGGGTGGCCGTGGAGCTCCTTCGCAATTGCGCCCCTGTCGGCGGTTTTCCCTGGTCCAATGTCGCGATGTCGCAATGGAGGGCGCTGTGGGTCATCCAGATCGCCGACGTAGTCGGGGTCTACGGCATCATCTTTCTGATCGTGTGGGTGAACGTCTGTCTCTCCGAGATCGCAGCCGCGATCTCGGGCATGAGGCCGAATCAGCTCAAGCTCAAGATCGTGGCGACCGTGATCCTTCTTGCCGCCGTGTTGATCTACGGTCGTGTGAGGATGGACGTCCTCAAAGGCGAATTCGCCACGTCCGGTGTGACGACGATAGGGATCGTGCAGGGGAACATAGCGCAGGAGGACAAGTGGCGGGATGAAAAGGCCGCGGACAACCTCAACGCGCTCAGGCGCGGCACCAGGGCGCTCAGGGACGCCTCGGTGGATCTCGTGATCTGGCCTGAGGCCAGCTTCCCATGGCCGATCGACACGCGGGCCGCCTCCATCGATCCCAAGGCGCTTGGGTTTGACGCCGACGAGCTGGGCCCCTTGCCCTATCTTGTCATGGGCGCGATATCCGAGAATCCGGACGGCAGCTATCACAACAGCGTCGTGCTCTTCGACGCAAAGGGCGCGATCAAGGGCCGCTATCACAAGATGCATCTCGTCCCATTCGGAGAGTATGTCCCTTTCAAGAAGCTCCTCTTCTTCGCCGAGAAGCTGACGGAGCCGGCCGGCAACTTCAGCCCCGGCGAATCTTACCGGCCCCTCGACATAGGCGACGCGAAGGCGGGGCCGCTCGTGTGCTATGAGGACATATTCCCGCAGATCTCGAGGAGGCTCGTCGCAAACGGTGCCGAGTACCTCATCAACGTGACCAATGACGCCTGGTACGGCGTCTCCTCTGCTCCGTATCAACACGTCGCCCTCGCCGTCTTCCGCGCGGTGGAGAACCGGCGCTTCATGGTCAGGGCCACGAACACCGGCGTGTCGGCCGTGATCACGCCGACGGGGAAGATGGAGGTCCAATCGGGAATTTTTCACGACGCGCTGATAGTGGCGCCTGTGGGTTTGAAACAGGAGATCTCCCTTTACACCCAGCTGGGCGACTGGTTCGCCTATGCCTGCGCCGCGTATGCGGCGTTGGGGCTCATTATGGTGATAGTGGGAAGATGCAGGAAGCATAAAACCGGGAACTGA
- the prfB gene encoding peptide chain release factor 2 (programmed frameshift), translated as MSKELRDRFETLQNKLSEIRGHLDLGTKQKRIEEIDDLTHKPGFWDDTRRAGELTKEREGFSLTIKTIDGLARSLADVEAVLDLAKEGEAGDLLAEAGSELSRMEKVLDDLEFRRMLSGANDRNNAIMFINAGAGGTEACDWAEMLLRMYRRWCDARGYSNEVVDFTPGDGAGFRSVTMTVQGEYAYGYLKAENGVHRLVRISPFDANKRRHTTFTSVFVLPEVADDIEVEIRDEDLRIDTFRSGGAGGQHVNKTDSAVRLTHLPTNIVVACQSERSQHQNKANAMKLLKAKLYEIELEKRQAEEDKLTKDKKRIEWGSQIRSYVMQPYQMVKDHRTGVEAGNVNAVMDGDLDEFIRAYLLQSAKT; from the exons ATGAGCAAGGAACTGAGGGATAGATTCGAGACGCTGCAGAACAAACTTTCCGAGATCAGGGGGCATCTT GACCTCGGCACAAAGCAGAAACGGATAGAGGAAATAGACGATCTGACTCACAAGCCCGGCTTCTGGGACGACACGAGGAGGGCCGGGGAGCTGACAAAGGAGCGCGAAGGTTTTTCCCTGACGATAAAGACGATAGACGGTCTCGCGCGATCGCTCGCGGACGTGGAGGCGGTGCTCGATCTCGCGAAAGAGGGAGAGGCCGGGGATCTGCTGGCGGAGGCGGGCTCGGAGCTCTCCCGCATGGAGAAGGTCCTGGACGATCTGGAGTTCAGGCGCATGCTCTCGGGCGCCAACGACCGCAACAACGCGATCATGTTCATAAACGCCGGCGCGGGCGGGACAGAGGCGTGCGACTGGGCGGAGATGCTGCTGCGCATGTATCGCCGCTGGTGCGACGCGCGCGGATACTCCAACGAGGTGGTGGACTTCACCCCGGGCGACGGCGCCGGCTTCAGGAGCGTCACGATGACGGTGCAGGGCGAGTACGCCTACGGATATCTCAAGGCCGAGAACGGTGTGCACAGGCTGGTGCGCATCTCCCCCTTCGACGCGAACAAGCGCAGGCATACCACGTTCACCTCCGTCTTCGTGCTGCCCGAGGTTGCGGATGACATAGAGGTCGAGATCCGCGACGAGGACCTGCGCATCGACACCTTCCGCTCCGGAGGCGCCGGCGGCCAGCACGTGAACAAGACCGATTCAGCGGTCAGGCTCACGCATCTGCCGACTAATATAGTTGTCGCCTGCCAGAGCGAGCGGAGCCAGCACCAGAACAAGGCCAACGCGATGAAGCTGCTCAAGGCCAAACTCTACGAGATCGAGCTGGAGAAGCGCCAGGCGGAAGAGGACAAGCTGACGAAGGACAAAAAAAGGATAGAGTGGGGGAGCCAGATCCGCTCCTACGTCATGCAGCCGTATCAGATGGTGAAGGATCATCGCACCGGAGTGGAGGCAGGCAACGTGAACGCGGTGATGGACGGCGACCTTGACGAATTCATCAGGGCGTATCTCCTGCAGAGCGCCAAAACATAG
- a CDS encoding DNA repair exonuclease, producing MIHFLHTSDWQLGMTRRFLSEEAQARYCQTRFDAIRTMGRIAKEKQCQLMLVCGDSFESNLVDRKTVARAIEALKEVTVPVYLLPGNHDPLDAASIYRSSTFIEKKPAHVHIIENTEPIQVIEGFELVGAPWLSKRPNGNPIVDLLNVLPPAGGIKRICVGHGIVDIFTPDKEAENVIAVSMLEAAILEGKVHFIALGDRHSLTKVGSGDSIWYSGTPESTDFREDHSGFCQIVKIDGDDVSTEEVKIGQWSFIEDLVDLNTEADVKSLKKKLEDIPNRERSVVKLVLKGSLTLSLYEVSQNHILAAKDVLAGSVINEDNLFVIPNDTDFTNLGFSGFADATVKRLQDKIARSGAEDTVARDAFMLLLRLSKGAA from the coding sequence ATGATTCATTTCCTTCATACAAGTGACTGGCAATTAGGCATGACCCGCCGTTTCCTTTCGGAAGAGGCCCAGGCGCGCTATTGCCAGACACGATTTGATGCTATACGAACAATGGGCCGTATTGCCAAAGAAAAACAATGTCAGCTTATGTTGGTGTGCGGCGATTCCTTCGAATCAAACTTGGTAGACCGTAAAACCGTCGCACGGGCAATCGAAGCACTCAAAGAGGTGACTGTCCCTGTTTATCTCCTTCCTGGTAATCATGACCCTTTGGATGCAGCTTCCATTTACCGCTCTAGCACTTTCATAGAAAAAAAACCGGCTCATGTCCACATCATCGAGAACACGGAGCCTATTCAAGTTATTGAGGGTTTTGAACTGGTAGGCGCTCCCTGGCTCTCTAAACGACCGAACGGCAACCCAATTGTTGATTTACTCAATGTGCTTCCTCCGGCAGGGGGGATAAAACGGATCTGTGTGGGACATGGTATTGTCGACATATTTACTCCCGATAAAGAAGCAGAAAATGTTATTGCGGTTTCCATGCTCGAAGCCGCCATTTTGGAAGGAAAGGTCCATTTTATAGCTCTTGGCGATCGCCATTCCCTCACGAAAGTGGGTTCCGGCGACAGTATCTGGTATTCCGGAACCCCCGAATCCACCGACTTCCGCGAAGACCATTCAGGGTTCTGTCAAATTGTTAAAATAGATGGCGATGATGTCAGTACCGAAGAAGTAAAAATCGGACAATGGAGTTTTATCGAAGATCTAGTGGACCTGAATACCGAAGCCGATGTGAAATCGCTCAAGAAAAAGCTGGAAGATATCCCGAATAGGGAACGGTCAGTTGTGAAACTGGTTCTTAAAGGTTCGCTCACACTTTCTTTGTACGAGGTTTCTCAAAACCACATTCTTGCGGCCAAGGATGTTCTGGCGGGTTCCGTGATCAACGAAGACAATCTCTTCGTGATTCCCAATGATACGGACTTCACCAATCTTGGTTTTTCTGGCTTTGCCGATGCAACGGTAAAAAGGCTCCAGGATAAAATAGCCCGGAGTGGGGCTGAAGACACCGTTGCCCGCGATGCATTCATGCTCCTTCTTCGCCTTTCCAAGGGGGCCGCATGA